The Streptomyces sp. NBC_01268 genome segment CCTGTCGGCCGGGCCCATCTTGCCCCTCGGGTCGCGGCCTGTCACGGAGGGAGTCTAAGGGAGGCGCTCACTCCGCTCCCCGGGGCTCACCCCTGGACGCGGGGAAGAACGGGCCTCAGGTCGTCCCAGCGCCCGATCTCGCACCCGTTCGCGCGGGAGAAACGAGCGTCGATCGACCGCCCCTGCCAGTCGCCGGTGACGTGCGCGGTGGCGGGCCCGCCGTACTGCTGGGTGCACATCTGGTCCTTGGGCACGGGAGCGAACGGATTCACTCCGGCGGCGGCGAACTCCGCCAGCTTCTTGCAGGCGTTCCCGGCCGCGGGATGCGTCCCCCCGGGCGTCCCCTCGCACTCCAGCCGGAACGTCCCGTCGGCCTCGGTGCTCCCGGCGTCCGCGACGACGATCGTGAGGGAGTCGGGCACGGAGAACAGCGGCAACGGAGGCAACGCCCCGAGCCCGCCGCCCGAGGCGGCGGCGGTGACGGCGAGCGGGGCGAGGGTGGCGAGGACGAGGCGGCGCAGCATGCGAACTCCAGGAAGCGGCGGACGAAGAAGCGGGGGACCGAAGAACGGAGGACGGATGAACGGGGAACCGATGAACGGAGGGCGGGCAAGAACCCGGATGCCGAAGGGACCGGAGGAGCCGAGGGGACCAGAGGAGCCGAAGGGACCAGAGGAGCCGGGGAAGCAGGGGAAGCAGGGGAAGCGGGGGAAGCGGGGGAAGGCAGGGAGAAACAGGGGAAACAGGGAGAGCGCCAGCGGACGCCCCCTCCTCTAACGCTCAGCCCCCCGCTCCGTTGCGCAACCGGGATGCGCCGGGTGGGGGGCGCGAGGGCGCGAGGGCTTTGCCCTGGGCCCCCGGGGCCTAGTACGGTGATAAGCGATTGGTGGCGCGGTGCTCGTCTGTGTCATCATCTGCACGCACCACTCGCGTACGCGCGGGGTGCGAGGAGGCGTCGCCTAGTCCGGTCTATGGCGCCGCACTGCTAATGCGGTTTGGGTCTTAAAGCCCATCGAGGGTTCAAATCCCTCCGCCTCCGCCCACCGAAGCCCCGGCCCCCAAGGCCGGGGCTTCGCTCGTTCCCGGCCCTCACGCCGGAACCCGCGCCCCCGCGCCACGGCACTGTGACCCCGGTCTCTTTCCCGCCATTCCAGCCCCACCAGGCCCGCCGCCGGCTCCGGCCCCGTTCCGCCCTCGTCCGACGTTTTCGCAGGTCACAAGGGGTGTGGTCTATGGATTTCACATGACGGCGGCAGTCATGTAATGTTCTTCCTGTCGCCGCGAGCGGGTCGAAAGACCGGGGAGCGAAGACGAAAAACAAAACAAGCACTCGTAGCTTAACGGATAGAGCATCTGACTACGGATCAGAAGGTTGCAGGTTCGAATCCTGCCGAGTGCACATGGACAAGAGGCCCGGACGAGAGTCCGGGCCTCTTGCTTTGCGTTGTGGTGTGCGGCCCGGCCCCGTTGACAGTGGTACTTGAACGCGTTCAGGATGATGTTCGCCGCCTTCTTGAGGCGTCGCCCCTGGGCATGTGCGAGACACGAGAGGCAGGGTCGTATGGCTGTCGGCCGGGATCTTCTGCGGATGCGACGTGTATGCGTCGGCGCTGTGTTGGGGTGCGCGGTGACGTTCCTGGCGACCTCCTGCTCCGTGTACCCGGTCGAGGTCGAGACCGCTGATCAGTTGGTGGGCGTCTGGTCGGACTTCGCCGGGAGGACCGTCGAGTTCAAGGGCGACGGCACGTTCACGGCCAAGGGCCTGGACGAGGCGGAGGTCGCCGCCGATTGTTCCGGGATCGCCGACCCGCAGCAGGGGAGCCTGGCCCTCGGCGGAACCTACGCCGACGTCACCTTCGACGGCGTCGACTGCGAGGGCATGAAGCTCGCCTTCTACGGCTCCCCGAGCTCCTTCGTCGCCTGCTTCACCCGGGACGTCACGGTCGGGGCGTGCACGGACGAACTCAGCCGGAAGAGGGACTGACCTGTCGTCCCGCGCTTCAGAGGCGTGCGGCTCTCGGCCGGTGCCGGTGTTGCTCCCGGCTCTGTAGGGTGCGGCCACAGGTTCGGGCTGGACGGCTGCGGGGGGCGCTGTGAGTGAGGTGAAGGTCGACGGGCGGCGGGCTGCCGTGCGGCCGTGGCACGTGTTCGCGTTCGGGTCGGTGCTGGCGGTGGGCGCGCTCGTCGAGCGGGTGCAGGGATTCCGGGCCGGGCGGCAGTACGTGCTGTGTCACGCGTCCGCGACACTGGACCACCTCACCCTCCTGGCCCTCGGGCTGGTGGCAGGGGCCCTTCTGGTGGGCATCGTCGGTGCGGCGGCGGAGACCGTACGGGGCAAGGCATCCCGTCCCGCGTTCCTCGTCGCCTGCATGGTGGCCGCCCTGGCCTTCGTGGTGGCGGCCGACAGGGTGGACGCCGGCGCGGAGGAGCGGGCCGTGAGGATGGCGGGCGAGCCCTTCACGGAGGGCGCCTGCGACTACGCGCCGCAGGTCTACTCGGCCACGCCCGGCTGGTTCTCCTGGTGAGCGGCTGAAGAGCGGCGGGCTTTCGGGCGCAACGCGCGGCCGCCAGCCCTTACGATCCGTGGATGTCTACCGAAGCACCCGCGGCCGTCTGGGTCCTGGAGGGGTACCGCAAGGCCGATGAGTTCCTGCGGGCCGAGTTCCCCGTCAGTCGTGAGCAGATGCTCCGGCTCCGCGAGGTGATCGAGCCGGATCCCGACGACCCCTGGATGGTCCTCTGGTACGACGTGCCCGTCGAGGCGTGGCCGGAAGTGGAGGCGGTGCTGGGGTGCGGGCCCGCCGACCCCGAACTCGACTACCAGCTCGGCGGCTACGCGACCGAGTGAGGCCCCTGCCTGGCCCGCCAGGTGCGGGTACGGGGGCGGGCGCGGAGGCGGGTACGGGTGGGGGCGTGTTCGGACACGTGCGGCTTGGGCGTCCGTCCGGGCCTCGTGTGCCGGCGGGGCCGGTAGCGTCGGGTGGTGTGACGGCCGAGCGGGGATCTTGGGTCTGGTACGTCGCTTACGGGGCGAACATGGACCTGGAGCGGCTCCAGCGGTATCTGGACGCCGGGCGGGATCCGGCCGCGCCGGTCGCCTCGCGCGGTGTCGTGATGCCGGGGGTCGTCTACTTCGCCACCGAGTCCCCCGTCTGGGGCGGCGGGCGGGCGTTCTACGATCCGGCCGCCGACGGGAGGGTGTACGCGCGGGCACACCTGATCGGACTCGGGCAGTTCGCCGACCTCGCCGCTCAGGAGATGTACCGCTTGCCCGGTGCCGAGACCGAGACCGAGGCCGAGACCGACATCGGCCTCGACCTCGACGAGGTCGTACGGCGCGGGCGGGTCCGGCTCGGGCCCGGGCGGTACGAGACCGTCGTGCGGGTCGGGGAGGTCGGGCGCGTTCCCATGGTCACCTTCACCGCGCCCTGGCGCGTGGGCGAGGTCGAGCTGCGGCGTCCCTCCGGCCCCTACCTGCGGCATTTCGTGCGGGGGCTGCGTGCCGTGGGGGGACGGTCGGATCTCCGGATCGCCCGGTATCTGGCCGCCTGCCCCGGCGCCGCGGGGGAGTGGGCGGTCCATGACCTGCTCGCTCTGATGGGGGCGGAACCTCCTGATTCCCACACGTTTGGGTGAACCGGACTGATTTCCATGTCAGTTGAATATGCCCTCGGCCTAGCTTGCAGGTGGAGGTGATGTCCGATGAACGCCAACGTCAACACCGACGCCATTGACATCGACGACTTCGTTTTTGCCGCCACCGGGGTCCGGCTGCGCAGGCTCACCCTGGCCGACGGCACACACTGGTTCCCCGCCGCGGACGTGGCCGGAGCCCTCGGCCACACCGACGTGCGCAAAGCCCTCCGCGCCCACGTCGGCCAGGCCATGCAGGCCACCCTCGGCGAACGGATGGTCAGCCTCGACGGGCTCGTCCAGCTCGTCGCCGCCTCCACCGGGGCCCGCGTCGCCCCCTTCACCGCCTGGATCGCCGAGATGGTCACCGCCGTCCAGCGCCACGGCGCCTACGGACTCGAACCCTCCTCCCTGCAAGGCCGGTTCGTGCCCCCGCAGCCCGTCCTCGACGAAGTCGTCCGGCTGGAGGCCGACGAGCTCGACGACCGGAGCCTCACCCGGCTCGCCGAGGCCGGCGACCTGCTCGCCGTGCCCGTCCAGCGCGTCGGCCCCGACCCGTACGCCGGTCCCGCGCTCACCCCGCAGGACCTGCTCGCCTCCTGGCGCGAGCGGAACGTCGAGCTCAGCGACGACGTCCACGCCGTCGCCGCCTGCCTCGCCCCCGAGCTCGTCCGCGGCGGCGTCCGCTACCGCCTGGAGGAGGTCGCCCGCCGCACCGGACTCCCCTCCGACCGGGTCCGCGACTGCGTCCGCATGCTCGTCGAGCGGGGGTGCATGCGGCATGCGGAGGGCGGGGACGGCGGGGACGGTGGAGACGGTGGGGCTGGAGGGGGCGGTGGTGGTTCTGACGGCTCCGACGGCTCCGATGGTTCCGATGGGGGGTTGCTCTATCTGTTGCCCTGACCGGTGGGCGTCGGCACCCGTCGCCCGTCCCCTGACCGCTGTCAGTGTCCTGCGTCAGACTTGATCCATGGTGTGGCGGAGTGCCGGAGTGTCCTGGCGGGGTGGTGCGCCCGCGCTGCGGTGGGACGGGGGGCGGGTCAGTCCGCTCGCGTACGGGCGGGTCATCGGCTTCCGCGCGGTCGGGGAGCGGCGGTGCACCGGGGCCCGGGGGAACGTCTGCCCCCTGGGGGCCGTCGTGAGCGGGCGGAGTACCGGTGGGCGGTGCCCCGAGTGCGCGCGGCTCGACCGGGCGCACTCCGTCGCCGCCGACACCCTCCTCGACGACCCCCGGCCGTACCGCGTCTACCTCGCCTGGTTCGGGCCCGGCATGGTCAAGGTCGGGATCACCAGGGAGGAGCGCGGGGACGCGCGGCTGCTGGAGCAGGGTGCGGTCGCGTTCAGCTGGCTCGGGCGGGGGCCGCTGATGGCCGCGCGGCGGACCGAGGAAGTGCTGCGGCACGCGCTCGCCGTGCCCGACCGCATCCCGTACGCGCGCAAGCGGGCCGTCCGCACCGTCCTGCCGCCCGCCGCCGAGCGGGCCCGCGAGGTCGAGGAGCTGTACGCGCGCGCGGTCGGCGTCGGCGCCTGGTCGGAGACGCTGGAGCGGCTGGAGTGCGAGGTCCACGACCACGTGGGGGCGTTCCGCCTCGACGGGCTGGCGCCGCTCGACGCGAGCGTCGTCGAGCTCGTGCCCGCCGGGGTGGTCGCCGGGCGGCTGCTCGCCGCCGCCGGGCCCGATCTGCACCTCCTCGACGGGGACGGGCGGCACCTCGCCCTCGACACCCGGCTGTTGACCGGGTGGGGGATCGAGAGCGCGCCGGGCGGATCGCCCGTCAGCGTGCCTCTCGGGGCCGTCCCCCGAGAGGGTTCGGGGGACGGGCAGGAACAGCTCTTCTGAGGGCCGGCTGCCCAGGCTTCCGGTGCTGTTCCGGGCTTCCGGGGCTGTTCCGGGGTGCCTGAGGGACAGCGTGATCGTAAAGTCTTGGATCCCTTCCGGCGACGGCCATGGACACGTCCACCCGGCCCGGACCAGGGTGATCACATGACTCCTCGCCCTGTCGGCGGTTTCGAACCGCCTTACTACACCGCTGTCTTCACCTCCGTCCGGCCCGACGCCCCCGAGGGCTACGCCGAGACCGCCGCCGCCCTGCAGGCCCTGGTCCAGGACATGCCGGGCTACCTCGGCTACGAGTCCGCCCGGACGCCCGGCGGGATCGGCATCACCGTCGCCTACTTCCGCGACCTGGAGGGACTCGCCGCCTGGCAGCACCACCCCGAGCACATGGAGGCGAAGCAGCGCGGGCGGGAGGAGTGGTACGACAGCTACCGGGTCCACATCGGCAAGGTGGAGAGGACGTACGGCTTTGACCGCGACTGACGGCCCCGGCGGTAACGCCGCCCCCCGCGGTAGCGCCGCCCCCCACGACGACGCCGCCCCCCGCGGCGACGAGGGCGGCGAGGTCCGGGCGTGGGCGGCACGGCTCGGGCTGCCGGGGCTCGTCGACGTCCACACCCACTTCATGCCGCGCAACGTCCTCGACAAGGTGTGGGCCTACTTCGACTCCGCCGGGCCCCTCACCGGCGTGGAGTGGCCCATCACCTACCGCGAGGAGGAGGACCGCCGGGTCGCGCTGCTGCGCGAGTTCGGGGTGCGCGCCTTCACCTCGATGCTCTACCCGCACAAGGCCGGCATGGCCGCCTGGCTCAACGACTGGGCGGAGGCCTTCGCCCGGCGCACCCCCGACTGCCTGCACACCGCCACCTTCTTCCCCGAGCCCGGCGCCCCCGCCTACCTGAGCCACGCGCTCGGCCGCGGCGCCCGGGTCCTCAAGGTGCACGTCCAGGTCGGCGGCTTCGATCCGAACGACGCGCTGCTCGACGAGGTGTGGAGCCTGGTCGAGGACGCCGGGACGCCCGTCGTCGTGCACTGCGGCTCCGGGCCCGCGCCCGGCGCGTTCACCGGGCCCGGGCCGGTCGGGAGGCTGCTCGCCCGCCACCCGCGGCTGCGGCTGATCGTCGCCCACATGGGCATGCCCGAGTACGGGGACTTCCTCGACCTCGCCGAGCGGTACGAGGGCGTCCACCTCGACACCACCATGGCCTTCACCGACTTCAGCGAACGCCTCGCGCCCTTCCCCGGGGCGGAGCTCAAGCGGCTCCAGGACCTCGGCGACCGGATCCTCCTCGGCACCGACTTCCCGAACATCCCCTACCCGTACGTCCACCAGCTCCACGCCCTCGAACGCCTCGGGCTCGGCGACGACTGGCTGCGGGCGGTCTGCCACGACAACGCGGCCCGGCTCTTCGGACTGCCGCAGCCGCCGGCTCCCTAGCCCCAAGCCGCGCTCAGAGCCCACCCAGAGCCCACCCAGAGCCCGCCCAGAGCCCGCTCAGAGCCCGCTCAGAGCCCGCTCAGACCGCCCCAGACCGCGTTCCGGGCATTCTCAGGAGATTCACAGGGAAGGGAAAGAACGGTCTCAGCAGCGGCGGACACCGTGGTGCCATGACTGCGACCACTCCCCGCTCGCGTACCGATCTGCTCCGGCTCGACGGCACCGCCGTCCGCGTCCTCGTCGTCGACGACGAGGCCTCGCTCGCCGAGCTGCTCTCGATGGCCCTGCGCTACGAGGGCTGGCAGGTGCACAGCGCGGGCGACGGGG includes the following:
- a CDS encoding SSI family serine proteinase inhibitor produces the protein MLRRLVLATLAPLAVTAAASGGGLGALPPLPLFSVPDSLTIVVADAGSTEADGTFRLECEGTPGGTHPAAGNACKKLAEFAAAGVNPFAPVPKDQMCTQQYGGPATAHVTGDWQGRSIDARFSRANGCEIGRWDDLRPVLPRVQG
- a CDS encoding DUF7683 domain-containing protein, giving the protein MSTEAPAAVWVLEGYRKADEFLRAEFPVSREQMLRLREVIEPDPDDPWMVLWYDVPVEAWPEVEAVLGCGPADPELDYQLGGYATE
- a CDS encoding histone deacetylase, translated to MDLERLQRYLDAGRDPAAPVASRGVVMPGVVYFATESPVWGGGRAFYDPAADGRVYARAHLIGLGQFADLAAQEMYRLPGAETETEAETDIGLDLDEVVRRGRVRLGPGRYETVVRVGEVGRVPMVTFTAPWRVGEVELRRPSGPYLRHFVRGLRAVGGRSDLRIARYLAACPGAAGEWAVHDLLALMGAEPPDSHTFG
- a CDS encoding Bro-N domain-containing protein — translated: MNANVNTDAIDIDDFVFAATGVRLRRLTLADGTHWFPAADVAGALGHTDVRKALRAHVGQAMQATLGERMVSLDGLVQLVAASTGARVAPFTAWIAEMVTAVQRHGAYGLEPSSLQGRFVPPQPVLDEVVRLEADELDDRSLTRLAEAGDLLAVPVQRVGPDPYAGPALTPQDLLASWRERNVELSDDVHAVAACLAPELVRGGVRYRLEEVARRTGLPSDRVRDCVRMLVERGCMRHAEGGDGGDGGDGGAGGGGGGSDGSDGSDGSDGGLLYLLP
- a CDS encoding DUF2797 domain-containing protein codes for the protein MVWRSAGVSWRGGAPALRWDGGRVSPLAYGRVIGFRAVGERRCTGARGNVCPLGAVVSGRSTGGRCPECARLDRAHSVAADTLLDDPRPYRVYLAWFGPGMVKVGITREERGDARLLEQGAVAFSWLGRGPLMAARRTEEVLRHALAVPDRIPYARKRAVRTVLPPAAERAREVEELYARAVGVGAWSETLERLECEVHDHVGAFRLDGLAPLDASVVELVPAGVVAGRLLAAAGPDLHLLDGDGRHLALDTRLLTGWGIESAPGGSPVSVPLGAVPREGSGDGQEQLF
- a CDS encoding antibiotic biosynthesis monooxygenase family protein; its protein translation is MTPRPVGGFEPPYYTAVFTSVRPDAPEGYAETAAALQALVQDMPGYLGYESARTPGGIGITVAYFRDLEGLAAWQHHPEHMEAKQRGREEWYDSYRVHIGKVERTYGFDRD
- a CDS encoding amidohydrolase family protein; the encoded protein is MTATDGPGGNAAPRGSAAPHDDAAPRGDEGGEVRAWAARLGLPGLVDVHTHFMPRNVLDKVWAYFDSAGPLTGVEWPITYREEEDRRVALLREFGVRAFTSMLYPHKAGMAAWLNDWAEAFARRTPDCLHTATFFPEPGAPAYLSHALGRGARVLKVHVQVGGFDPNDALLDEVWSLVEDAGTPVVVHCGSGPAPGAFTGPGPVGRLLARHPRLRLIVAHMGMPEYGDFLDLAERYEGVHLDTTMAFTDFSERLAPFPGAELKRLQDLGDRILLGTDFPNIPYPYVHQLHALERLGLGDDWLRAVCHDNAARLFGLPQPPAP